ATATCTATAGCGTGCCGTCTGTTAAAGTGATTTTAACAACCTGGTTTGGTTATTGAATACTATCCCTTGATAACCAAGCCAACTCTTGTGACAAGGAAGGGGTACGTGTAATCTTGAATACTTCTAAAATGTATAGCAACCTTCACTTCTTCCGTTTCCTTAACGTTGTAAGGTCTAGTATCATGATAGTACAAATCACTAATGCCAAAATCATAACACCGACAGCACCAACCCCTGCCGCAGACGGACGGTTATCCGGGACGCTGATGAATTTCCGAATGTAAGAGGAAAGTTGTGTAACGTTTACTCCGAGTTCCCTCCGCAGGGCCTCTTTCCTCCGAAGCAGCTCCTCTCTGGTCATATTAGAGAAGTTAGTACATCTACAAAAGCAGGTACTTCTGGAAACATTTGTTTGTCCAGACACCATTGTGCTCGTCCTGGACGTGGACATTTGGTCGTAACTGACTGTAGACGATTCCATGCTGGACATCAATTGGTCAGTAGTCACTGGTTCAGTAGCTGTACTTTGGTCAGACATTGCCGTAGACGTGTCTGCCGTTGTTTCTTCAGTTGATCCATTTGTTGTTTCCGTTGTTTTGACGGCGTTTGTTGTTTCCGGTCCAAGTGATGTTTCAGTAGATGTTGCCAAAGCAGTTGTTGTTTCCGTTTCTGTCGGTTGGATACAAagtcaaaattaaaaacaatattataacaTATACGACATCAATTAATAGCTGTTGGCATCACTATGTCCTACACACAAATGAGTACATGTGATCATTTTGTAAAATGCTAACATTTTAAACTATGCACATTTTATCGAGACGGGCTCAAATAGTTTTCACAACAGTGTATTTACATAGCACAATTGTCAActttcatgtttatttattgCATTTACGAGAATCTCgctcatgtacatatataagaaCATTAGGGATTTGTTATTAGCTCTTGTTTAAAATAGTGATTTTTTGCTTGTCTTTACAATGAATGTCATCTCTTTGGCGAACATCAACATTGATAAGAAAAGTCATTACTATTGACTGGTTAATTATCGTGTAGCTTGTAACTTTTGATAAGATATGCAAGGAAAACATGCAAGTCCACAGGGATCAACACATATTTATGCCACTAAATAACCAAATGTTATCATTTTGTTAGTGTCTATATCAGGTACAAGGAGCGTTTGTTTGAACGAAATCGACTTTACAAAAGCATACACATCGAGTCCTGTTTTTGTCATTGTCATTCAATTTGCGATTGTCAATCATCTCAAATATTGCGTATGTTATGAACCCTGTGTACGATGGCCCATATAAGCCGaaatggcaactgctttactataAACTGTAGTTGTACAAAGATTTGGGGTGTTGTTGTGGCAActgctttagtaaaaaaaaccacttgccaacatgttttgtcattttactcgttcgcaactgctttactaaagTAACTGTTTTGTCATCCTTACGCGTGGTCCATATCAGCCGTATTGCCGAGTGTCTGGCTTttgagacaattaacattccacaCCGATATCACGTCGAGTTTGACGCTGTACAGGTGTGCTGATTAAATGACATTTGAAACCAAAACGATATTTTACGATATTTTCTATGATTAAATATCACGACAATAAGATCGTAAAAgatgaaaattatttataacaatatcgaaaaaagtaaatattaaatgataCGGTGAGTTTTAATGCACTAAATAGAATAATTAAACTATTTATCCAATATATACTATTCAATTTCAGAAACGTTAAGCTTTCTCGAAttaacatttcaaataaaatatcaacaaatcgAAATATTTTAGCAAATATAGAGTTTTAAATATGATTGGATATAGATTAGACTGAGAGATATCTACACGAGTGAATTAGTTTGGATGGTCAGCCCTAGGTCTACCAATTTCTAAGAAGCCCAACTCTTTACTGGGTATTGAAAACTAAACAGATCTATGTTGGGTACTCTTGGCCTTATTCTAAGACAAATTATGATAGTATTTGTTTAGAATCACTTCCGTTACCCTTTCCCACTGGAACATGGTGATAGATATTATCGACAATGCATGAATGAGTACGCATTTGTATTATTGatgtcacgttattgtctagcgcgtgtgagcagTCCTAatcccctgtgtaagatagaatCGTCGTTTCCCTAACAacacatgatatacatgtacattatgaaAGAAATAGTGTAACTTACCTGGCCATAGTCCTACTACCGCAAGGTAGGGCGCTGAAATAAATGTCACGTCTGGATCTGTAAATAAAACCGATACGTAACAAAGTTACATTATAGTGTCAACACCAGAACAAATACACATTGTAGATTGGTTTTTGTTCTAGTTTTTTATTTACAAGAATTgatgtttctatatatataaatacacgcAATTGGATCAATATAGGAAAGAATAAAGATTAAGTAAGAaaataaactgaaaataaaacagCATTTAACATAGAAAATATTAGCTTTAATATTGGTAATAAAATTCCATATGGTCGTCGTTTTGgctatttcattttttgtaaacATGTATTGAGAAATAGCTAATGGATTTAGTAGTTACGTAAAATAAAATGAGTCAGAAGTAACGCTgatgttaaagaaaaatgattTCCGGAAGGTAGTAGCAAATTGGTATTTGTGCATAAAGATACTGGCTTTCACAAAAAATTTATACTGTTAACGTGGACATTttgcggggggggggggatttacGTCAATTACGCGAAGGCCGTTTGATCACGAAAATTTCCCTCCCGTGTAATATCTTGTACATGTGTGAACTAAGTTATTAGATTCTACAAGTGTATCTatcgcgaaaataacaacaccgtGAAAGTTTTATACATGCAAACCGCCAAATTAAGTACTCACGAACATATCCACGTTTACAGCATTGTCTTACAATATGATAGACAAATATAGGTACTGATATATTCCTCCCTATGTAGTCTACACTTACCTATTCTTTCCAGGACTATTTGTCCAGTCTGATGAAGGATCAACTCACTTTCAATCCAAATACAAGTAACCTCAATAATGCCAACAGACTCGAGTATCAAACCAACAAATACCTGGAAATAAACcattttttatttggttttatgGTAGTTCCAGGCTAATTTTCCCAACTAAAGGGATGTGACATAACTGTAATAATACGTTAGTTAACACACCTACAGCAGACTACATGTAATCAGTATAATTATATCTGAAGGGAGACAATAGGGCAGTCAGACGAAATCTGCCACAAGAAAGCTGTATAAGACTTAACTTATGTTCTATCAAATTAATTAACTGCAGGCATTGTTTCACTTCCATTTCGCTTGTACTATGAAAGCTCTGTGCATTGGgtattttacagtaatattaGATAAAGACAATGCAATAAAGATATTCTTTCGTGAATTTGCGCACCTAccatgtatattaaaataataacaacGAATACAGAATACCCCTCACTGACTGTAGTTATTTAACTGTAACAGGAGGACATCCAGTACTTATAGCCATGTGAACAAATCTATCACTGTGCCAATTAAACACCAAAAGACAACAAAAATGGTGACAATATGAGCATACCCTTTCTGTACTCTGTAATATGTCAATCACTTGCTTCCTCTCAGCGTAGATGCACGGGTACTTCTGTTTGTATTGAACAGTATAGGAGAAATGAAGGAGAAGGGGAAATTCTAGCTTTATCGACGTCATATAAAATGGTAAAGATGCCTGCTGACCTATATCTACCtgtaataaaaaacattaaacaCAATTTATGTAATTTAAGGTTCTAGGGTACACTTTTCCGTTTTTGATTACAATGTTCTTACCAATTGAAAACCCGATATAATGGTACTCACTTTAACGAATTGAGgcttttgggttttttttttcatttcaacaaattttattgcaaataagatGCAAATGGATTAAGcatcaggcaaagcctatattagccatctccaaacaaattcGGTACAGTACAAATatcagtaaaatattttaacatttaccattacatcttgaatgaatattattagtgtatctctTTAAAACTATCACCGTAGataatctttaaaaataaattttagtttcagatatctTCTGATatacattgcaataaatatgtattattttcttcatcacaatggTCACAGCCATGAAGAAGAATTTTTGTGTTAAAGTGGGTAATATTAGGGTTATATTATGTACTTTcgttctgagtgatgatcttgGTTCAATAAATAATGgacatataaaaaaatagtgCTCTGCTCTTTTATCACCAAGGCCACAGgatcgcgaaataggtcagaGTTTAGGTTGCTACAGGAATATCTGAGCTGACACAAAGTAATATTCATAATTCGAGAaattttgtgggtttttttctacTGGCAGAATTGTGTTACTAGTAACAAGTTTTCGTCAGCAAAATATGTACGTACAAATTTTGCGTCGAAACGAGGGATAAGAAGGGGGGCTAATCTTGGCCCATATAGTTCACAGTATAGCACTACAATAAGTCTAAATGGGTGATTATTTAGAACGTCTTACACATTGTATATCGTGAGTCATTGCAGTAAAGTAAACATCGCGTTTTGCTTTTGATACCTTGCCCTTATCAGGTAAAGTCACCATATGACCGTGTAAGAATCAATCaaagaaacaaaggaatgttAATTGGTATATGGATACTAGATTTCCAAACTACACGTTTTTGTCATGTACACATTTCATGTACAGACAAATCTACTACTTGATAAACAACAGGTTTTCGTCAACACAATATGTACGTACACAATTTGTTGACGAAAACGTACTACTATAGCATCCTTATAACAATaggtttttgacaaaaaatcacaaaatttataCGTCCCGTACATATTTTGCTGACAAAAACGTGTTACTAGTAACACGATTCTGTTAGTCCGTTTTCGGCCATCATtagtaacaatattagttatatcatttatatataatagaaataaaaaagtgCCTAAGACAGATCCACTCACTTAAACGTATTGAGGGGTTCATACAATCGGATTTCGTGTCTGCTGTTATATTTAATTCGTCTAtgtaatttcaatgttttaaaattagGAAACGGGCTTTAAATAAGTTTAAGTTGTACAatttgtgcccaatcccattgcacatttggcaataaaatatatttaaataaaaaaagaacaattatgaaatatgatatgGTTATGATATCTTACCAGTTTTCCCAGAGTATGCTTATACGGGAACGTCATCCTCAATATAGGTTGTGGAAGGGTTGGAACAGTAGCAGGTACTGGTTCTACAACAATTCAGTTCTtcaaatataaacttattttaagaaataaactAAAAACTGTCTAATTCACACTAATGTTACTTTTATAAAAAGATAAGTATGATTTTTTTGTCAACTTAAGATAACCTTTCTGAAGCTTTAGGACTAAATGTACTTAGGCAAAAAGTCTTCAATTTGGAATTTCCCTGAAGTGAGTTTAAAAGGTTATTGCAGAATAACCGACGAAATCAAATTACtctttaaataatgaaaaaaaaaattcgccACATTATATAATGTGAAGACGTCAATCAGTGTCTTTCCACTTGCTATTCAGTCCATTAACAAACATCCAGTGAACTTATAAATTCAGAACAATACAAGTTTTTTCGATTTCACGATTCCTATGTTACCTTTATCTGATACAGAGAACATCGCGTTGcagttttttttacatcttaAGAATGTAGTCTCCTGGTACGGGAGACAACTTATGATATGTTCATGCAAACGCTTGAATTCTAACAGTGTCTCAAGTTCTTCAAACATTTGAATGTCTATGATTTGATTAAATAACCTTTTCCTGAAGTTTGAAATTATGAATGAATTTTGTTATTAGTTTTACAAATAGCAACATTAATAACCCAATCAACTTTATATTGCTAGTTTatgttaaacatatatttattaaatattgttatttatattgaCATCTAGGTTTTATTATAAATTGAAACCATGTAGTAAATgcatgataaaatatataaaagaaagGGAGACATCTATATTCTGATAACGTCCTTAATAAAAAGGTTTTTATGgtaataaaaagattttttctcGAAAAATCGTTGTTCGATTTTCTTTGAAATAGACTGAATGTCAATTTTTATTATGCATATATTGTTTTAGATGCTTAATAGCATATTTACTTCATAGAACAAATCTAAAGAATATTGAACGGGAAAATTTTAGGGTATGTGAGACTACAAAATgaatttgtttcttttctttgtttCCATGAATTGTTAAATGGAAATGGCAAT
The DNA window shown above is from Argopecten irradians isolate NY chromosome 8, Ai_NY, whole genome shotgun sequence and carries:
- the LOC138328800 gene encoding uncharacterized protein, producing the protein MTFPYKHTLGKLVDIGQQASLPFYMTSIKLEFPLLLHFSYTVQYKQKYPCIYAERKQVIDILQSTERVFVGLILESVGIIEVTCIWIESELILHQTGQIVLERIDPDVTFISAPYLAVVGLWPETETTTALATSTETSLGPETTNAVKTTETTNGSTEETTADTSTAMSDQSTATEPVTTDQLMSSMESSTVSYDQMSTSRTSTMVSGQTNVSRSTCFCRCTNFSNMTREELLRRKEALRRELGVNVTQLSSYIRKFISVPDNRPSAAGVGAVGVMILALVICTIMILDLTTLRKRKK